A genomic window from Leptolyngbya sp. BL0902 includes:
- the ubiE gene encoding bifunctional demethylmenaquinone methyltransferase/2-methoxy-6-polyprenyl-1,4-benzoquinol methylase UbiE, with translation MGFAEPTSPTATDIQGIFNRIAPVYDDLNQRLSFGLHRVWKRMAVRWSGAKAGDTVLDVCCGSGDLALLLARQAGATGTVYGVDFSAEQLAVAAERTSRAYLPTAIHWMLGDALALPFADQTFAAATMGYGLRNLTDIPQGLRELHRVLKPGAKAAILDFHRPQGMLAEGFQRWYLETIVVPTARDMGLTEEYAYIGPSVDRFPTGPEQVALAKQAGFGSAVHYPILGGLMGVLVVRRGDDLV, from the coding sequence GTGGGATTTGCCGAGCCAACCAGCCCAACCGCCACCGATATTCAAGGCATTTTTAACCGCATTGCCCCGGTCTACGACGACCTCAACCAGCGGCTTAGCTTTGGGCTACACCGGGTTTGGAAGCGGATGGCGGTGCGCTGGAGTGGGGCCAAGGCGGGGGATACCGTCCTCGATGTGTGCTGCGGCAGTGGCGATTTGGCGCTGTTGTTGGCGCGGCAGGCGGGGGCCACGGGCACGGTCTACGGGGTGGATTTTTCGGCGGAACAGTTGGCGGTGGCGGCGGAACGGACGAGTCGGGCCTACCTGCCCACAGCCATTCACTGGATGTTGGGGGATGCCCTGGCCCTGCCCTTTGCGGATCAGACCTTTGCAGCGGCCACCATGGGCTATGGGCTGCGGAACTTGACCGATATTCCCCAGGGGTTGCGGGAACTGCATCGGGTGTTGAAGCCGGGAGCCAAGGCGGCGATTTTGGATTTCCACCGTCCCCAGGGGATGCTGGCCGAGGGCTTTCAGCGCTGGTATTTGGAGACCATTGTGGTGCCCACCGCCCGCGATATGGGCCTGACGGAAGAGTACGCCTACATTGGCCCCAGCGTGGATCGCTTTCCCACGGGGCCGGAGCAGGTGGCCCTGGCGAAACAGGCGGGCTTTGGGTCGGCGGTGCATTACCCCATCTTGGGGGGGCTGATGGGCGTGTTGGTGGTGCGCCGTGGCGATGATTTGGTCTGA